Part of the Paenarthrobacter sp. JL.01a genome is shown below.
TTAAGCACCACTTCTCGTCGCGCCCGATTGCGGGCATAGATGTGCAGAAGATTGCTTCTCGAACGGAGGATTTCTCCGGTGCCGACCTCGAACATGTCGTCACGTCTGCCGCCGAGAAGGCGATGACGGAGTCGCTTCGAAGAGGTTCGGTCCAGGCTATTTCAATGTCCCACGTAAACGAGGCTCTCAAGGAGATCCGGCCCTCGACGCGTCAATGGCTCCAGATGGCCAGGAACGTTGTCGAATTTGGCAACACCAGCGGAGCCTATGACGACTTGGGCCTCTACCTTCGTTTCCGAAAGATGATCTAACGTGGCAGGCGTTGATGTGGTCATTGAACGATCCGAGGCTTTCCTCCTGACCGGTCGAAATGAACGTGCCCTGGCCATGTTGATGGAAGCGACGGCCTCCGCGCCTGATAACGCTGACTTGCACGGTCAGTTGTCGCGCGTGTTTGCTTCGGCCAAGGACTGGAAAGCCGCATTGGAGTCAGCCCAACGCGCGCTGGACCTTGAGCCGGAGGAGCCGTGGTGGTGGTTGCGTCTCAGCGGCGCGCTGGTCGGGAATGGCGATCTGCAAAATGCTGAGGCAGCCATCCGATGGGGCTTGAACATCGCCGGTGGCGAGTGGATTCCAGGGCTCTATATGCTTGGCTGCATTCTCTACGACCAGGCAGGGCCAGAACAGTTGGCTGAAGCTGAGCAATTGTTCGTCAAGGTTGTGGAGCTCTCGCCGGAAAACGCGGACTACCGTTACATGCTCGCGAATGCTTTGATCGCGCGTGAAAAGGGTCTTGCTGCAGAGCAGCAGATCGAAGCAGGACTCGAGATCGATCCGTTCCACACGAACCTGCTCCTCATGCGGGCAACGAACCCGTCTCGGCCGGCTGACGGTCGCGTTGAATCGCTGCTGGGTGTTCTCCAACTCAATCCCAACGAGGCGCGGGCCAGGGCATCCTTGGAAAGCGAATACTTCCGGATCCGGGTACGGCGGCACACTGCGTGGTGGCTTTTGGCCGTCGCTGATGCGGCTCTGCTGTTATGGGTTCCCCAAGTTTTCTACGTGCTTTTGGTGCCTTTTCTTTGGGTGAGTCTCTTTTTCGTAGCCTTGGTCAACAGTGACGCACGAAAAGCTCTGCCCAAGGGCTACGCACGGCGGATGGATCGTAAATATGCTGCCGCAACCTGGACAGGGCGGCTCTCGATAGCCGCGGCGTTGTGCGTTCCAATAGTGGTGCTCGCACTCTATGGCGAGCATGGCAGCGTTGCCGCAAACATCGTAGTGTCCATTCTGCTGGTGGCATCGGCCGTGGTCTATTCCGTTTATCGATGGCTCGTGATCCGGGCACGCCATACTTCGCTGTCACCTGAACGGGAACCTACGGAGTTACGGAATCTACTGGCGGCAGCGGACGGAACCAATGGCGCCTGGTACGTGCTCTTCATTGCGTTCGCCCTTACAAGACTCGGCTTCCATGGGCCCCAGCCGGCGGCCACTGGAGTGTTGCTGCTTACAGCGGGCCTTGGTTCGGCCTGGTGGTGGATTGCGTGGAACATGGTGTTGCCCCCTCACAAGTTGGCCCGTGACACGAATGGCGGCACCCGTAGAGCGTGGCAACTTGCATTGATGACGCTACTGGTCCTGGGAATGATCGTGGCCGGGGTGGTCATCGTCGCAAGCCACGACTTCGTGGTGATTCCTAACTACTCGCGTCCTTAAGCCCCGGGACTAATTCCGCCACCCGTACCGTTACCCCCTGTGGGGCTTGCCCCAGGGAACGAACGTAACGAGCTGACGACGGGGAACGAGACATATGACTACAGAAACTGCCGACGGCGTTGGGTTCCGTTCCAAGCGTGGCCCCATCCTCATTGCCCTGATGCTGTCCACGGGCCTGGTGGCGATCGATTCAACCATCGTTGCAACGGCCGTGCCATCCATCGTTGAGGACATCGGCGGTTTCAGTTCGTTCCCGTGGCTCTTCTCGGCGTACCTGTTGGCGCAGGCCGTGTCGGTCCCCATCTACGCCAAGCTTTCGGACATGCTGGGCCGCAAGCCGCTCATCTTGAGCGGAATTGGCCTGTTCCTGTTGGGATCCATCCTGTGTGGGCTGGCGTGGAGCATGCCTGCGCTTATTGCTTTCCGTGTGCTTCAGGGCCTCGGCGCAGGTGCGGTGCAGCCGGTATCCATCACCATCGCCGGTGACATCTACACCCTTGCCGAACGCGCCAAGGTGCAGGGCTACCTGGCCAGTGTGTGGGCCATTTCCTCCGTGGTGGGGCCAACCCTGGGTGGTGTCTTTGCCTCCTTGGGGATCTGGCGGTGGATCTTCCTGATCAACATTCCGCTGTGCTTCCTGGCTGGTTGGATGCTGGTGCGAACGTTCCACGAAAACGTCGAGCGCGCCAAGCACCGGATCGATTACCTGGGAGCGTCCCTGTTGACGGTCTCCTTGAGCCTGCTGATCCTCGGAGCGCTGGAGGGCGGCCAAGCCTGGGCCTGGAACTCGCCCGTGAGTATTGCTGTCTTCGCAGTGGGTGCATTGTTGTTCGGTGCTTTCGTGCTTGCCGAGCGCAGGGCTGCGGAGCCGATTTTGCCGGCGTGGGTGGTCTCGAGGCGGCTCCTGGCAACCACAGCTTTGATCTCCTTCGGCGTGGGCGCAGTGATGCTGGGCCTGACCTCGTACGTCCCAACGTTCCTTGAAGGAGCGCTGAAGACCTCTCCGATTCTTGCCGGCCTTGCCTTGGCGGCCCTGACCTTGGGCTGGCCGATCAGCGCCTCCCAGGCTGGCCGGTTCTACCTCCGGATCGGGTTCAAGCGGACGGCCTTGATCGGGATCTCCATCTCGGTGGCCGGCGCGGCGGTGCTGGCGTTCACGGCGTCCTCGCCCAACGTCGTCTGGGTGGCGTTGTCTTGCTTCGTTGTGGGTTTGGGCCTGGGGTTGGTTGCCACTCCCAGCCTCATCGCTGCCCAGTCGAGCGTGGAATGGAACGAGCGCGGTGTAGTGACGGGAACCAACCTCTTCGCCCGGTCGATCGGCAGCGCACTGGGCGTGGCGGTTTTCGGCGCGATTGCGAATGCCATCTACGCTGGCGGCCCGAGTGGCGGCGCCGATCCGCAAACCACGGTGAACGCCTCGGGCGCGGTGTTCGTGGCGGTGCTGATCAGCGCCGTGCTCACGGTGGTGGCGGTGATCGCGATGCCTGGTGCGAAGCGAACGGACACCAACACACCAGCTGACGCAAAGGCCACCTCGGGAGCTGTGGAGGACTAGTCTCGAACGCATGGATGAACTGATCACCGGCACTCTGGACAAGCTCTTCGAAGGCACAGTATGGGCCGAAGGGCCGGTCTGGATCCCGGGATCGCAAACGGTTCGCTGGAGCGACATTCCCAACAACCGCATCCTGGAGTTCAGCCCAACCACAGGCGCGACGCGTGAGTACGCCACCGGCGTCGAGTACACCAACGGCCGCACGCTCGACCACGACGGCAGCGTGGTGCAGTGCAGCCACGGCCGCCGACGCGTCGAACGGGATCACGACGGCGATGTCACGCCTATCGTCGACTCGTTCGGTGAGCATCGCCTCAACTCGCCCAACGACGTGGTGGTCGCCGGCGATGGCACGGTGTGGTTCACCGACCCTCCTTATGGCATCCTTCCCGGCACGGTGGAAGGCCACGAGGGAGATCAGGAATACGGTGGCTGCTACGTCTTCCGGTTTGACCCCGCCACCGGGGAGCTGAGGCCGGTGATCACAGACCTGGTCCATCCCAATGGCTTGGCTTTTTCCCCGGACGAATCGCTGCTGTACGTATCGGACACGGCCGGTCCTTCGCATGGCGTCCCGTTGCGGATGGCCGTGTATCCGGTGAAGGACGGTGCGTGCGGCTCCGGAACCACCTTCGTGGAACTCGAGGATGACAGGGCCTCGGACGGTTTCCGCGTAGACGTCGAGGGTCGCTTGTGGACTTCGGCAGGTGCGTCCGTGCGGGTTTACGCGCCCGACGGCGGCCTGCTGGCCGCCGTCGAACTTCCGGAAAGAGTCTCGAATCTTTGTTTCGGCGGCCCCGATGGCCATGACCTCTACATCACTGCCACGTCGTCCTTGTACCGACTGCGGACGGCGACGCGGGACGCCGTGTGGGCGCGCTGACGGGAGCATCCCCGAATTTGTAAGGCTGCTGTGGTTCTGGCCCGTGGTTCGCTACGCTGGATCAAAGGCGTCACCATTGCTACCCAGGGGAGTGAACGTGTCAGGACCCAATCCGGACCCGTACGAGGACAAGATCACAGGACTGGAGCCGGGCGGGGGAGTGCCTCCGGGCGAGACCCCGCCGGGAGAATCATCCACGGCCGGACCGCAGGGCCACGACGAGGGCGGGCCGCGTAAGGGCAGCCAGATTTTGTGGATGTCGGTCATCGGCGTCTTCGTCTTGCTCTCCATGCTCTACTTCATCGGGTACATCGTGGGCTTCTTCGACTAAGGCAGCAGATAGACAGGCACAGGAATAGCCGGGCGCAACTGGAAGTTGGCACTCACATGAAGGCAATCACTTACAGCAAATACGGAAACCCGGATGTCCTGGAAATCACCGAGCAGCCGATGCCCAAGGTCGGCCCTGGCATGGTGCTGGTCAAGGTCAAGACCGCATCAGTAAATCCGGTGGATTGGAAGATCATGGCCGGGTACCTTGACCCGCTCATGGACATCCAGTTCCCGGCAATTCCTGGCTGGGATGTTGCCGGGGTGGTGGAGTCGGTGGGAATTGACGCTCCGCACTTCCAGCCCGGCGATGAGGTGATCGCCTACGGCCGCAAGGACTTCGTCCACGGTGGCAGCTTCGCCGAGTACATTGCCTTGCCCGAACGGCTCCTGGCCCGCAAGCCAGAGAGCCTGAACTGGAACGAATCCGCTGGCCTGCCACTTGCCGGGTTGACTGCCTTCCAGGTCCTGAGGCGATTGGAACTCGCCGCCGGGGAGACCGTGCTGATCCACGGCGGTTCCGGAGGTGTCGGCTCACTCGGCATCCAGATCGCGAAGGCCCTCGGTGCGGAAGTCATCGCCACTGCTTCGGAGAAGAACCATGACTTCCTTCGGTCGCTGGGCGCCGAACCCGTTGCGTACGGTGAAGGGCTGGCGGGCCGGGTGCGGGAACTCTGCCCGGATGGTGTCGACGTCGTTGCGGACTTCGTGGGCGGCAACCTCTCAACAACCCTTGAGGTGCTGAAGGAGAATGGCCGGCATGCCTCCATTGCCGACAGCGATGTCGAAGAGCACGGGGGCACCTGGATGTGGGTCAACCCGGTGGGGGCGGACCTGCAAGAGCTCGCCGATCTGGTGGATGAGCGGAAACTCCAGGTTGAGGTAGCTGAAACCTTCCCGCTGGCTGATGCGGCGGACGCGTTCCGGCTCAACATGGATGGCCACACCCGCGGCAAGATCGTGGTCACCGTGGACGGGAACGATTGAGGCAACTTGCCTTCATTGGCCATCTTTGTGAGACTGAACTCCTCTGTTCCCCAGTGTTAGGCCGATGTTTTGACGGACATTCAAGGTTTCGCGACGCAAACCAAGCGCTGACACGCATCTGATGTCCTTCCGGGCCGATGGCAGCGCATTCGCTGAAATCACTGGAGTCCTGAAGCATCATGCCTATTGCAAAAAACCCGTCCATTACCCTGACCGACGTCAGCTTCCACTGGCCGGACGGTACCCCCGCTCTTACTGAAGTCTCCGGAACGTTCGGTACCGGCCGCACCGGCCTGGTGGGCGCCAATGGGGCCGGAAAATCAACGTTGCTCCGGCTCATTGCCGGTCTCCTCGCCCCGACACGTGGACACATCACCACCATCGGCGATGTCGGATACCTTCCACAAACGCTCACGCTGCTCACTAATTCCACCGTGGCTGACCTCCTCGGAATCGGCGCCAAGGTGATGGCCCTCAGGGCCATCGAATCCGGTGATGCATCGGTGGAAAACTTCGACGTGGTGGGCGATGACTGGGACATTGAGACGCGCGCCGACGAGGCCCTGCGCCACATCGGCTTCTCGTCCGCTGACCTGGACCGGAGCGTCGGCGGGATCTCGGGCGGCGAGGCCATGCTGGTCGCCATCGCGGGATTGAGGCTCCAGAGGACGGCGATCACGCTCCTGGACGAGCCCACGAATAATCTGGACCGCGAAGCGCGGGCCATGCTGTCCGGTCTTTTGTCCGGCTGGCCTGGCACGCTGGTGGTGGTCAGCCACGACCTCGCTTTGCTGGAACTGATGGACAACACAGCCGAACTGCACGGGGGAGAGCTCGCGGTCTTCGGCGGACCCTACAGCGCCTGGCGGTCCCACGTGGAGGAGCAGCAGGCCGCGGCAGTGCAGGCTGCCCAAGCCGCGAAACAGGCGGTGAAGGTTGAGAAGCGTCAGCGGCAGGAAGCCGAAGCGAAGCTGGCAAAGCGGGCGCGGACGGGCCAGAGCAGCTATGACAACAAAAAGGGCTCCAAGATCCTCATGAACCAGCGGGCCTCCGACGCCCAGGTGTCGGCCGGGAAGCTTCGTTCGGGTTCGGACAACAAAGTGGTCGCCGCCCAGGCGGCATTGGATGCGGCCTCCGCCAGGATCAGGGAAGAGGAGCGCATCAGCGTGGATCTTCCTGACCCGGACGTTCCACGCAGCCGCCGGATAGCGGAATTGCGGGGAACCAACCGCGCCTTCCTGATGGAAGGCCCGGAACGGGTGGCCATCATAGGCGCGAACGGGGTGGGAAAAACCACCTTGCTCGAACGTGTGGTTGCCGGCGAAGAAGGGCCGGCTGGTGGTCGGCTGCTGACGGAGCGGGCCGGCTACCTGCGGCAGCGGCTCGATGGCCTGGACGATGCTGCCACCACCTTGGAGAATGTGCAGACGGCTGCCCCGGACGTCCCCGCAGGTGAGATCAGAAATCAGCTGGCACGGTTCCTTCTCCGTGGCGACAGCGTCTATCGTCCCGTTCACACCCTTTCCGGGGGTGAGCGCTTCAGGGTGTCGCTGGCCAGGCTCCTTTTCGCCGATCCGCCGCCCCAGCTCCTGATTCTCGATGAGCCCACGAACAACCTCGACATCCAAAGCGTGGACCAGCTGGTGGCTGCGCTGAATGCTTACCGTGGCGCAGTTATCCTGGTCAGTCACGACGACGACTTCCTGGGCCGCCTGAACCTGGACGCCATGCTTCGCCTGGACCATGACGGTTCGCTCACCGAATTGCCTCCAGCGTAAGCGGACAGAACGACGGCGGCAGCCCGCCTTTGGTTCCTTCCGGAACCGCCGGGGAGCTGCCGCCGTCGTTCTTTAAGCAGTTGGCGCCTGAACGCTACTTGGCCAGGAAGCCGAGCAGGATCTCGTTGATCTCGGCGCCGTGCGTCCAAAGGAAGCCGTGGGGGGCGTCCTCGATCTCGACGTATTCCGCCGAGGGCAGGCGCTTGGTGAATTCGCGGCCGGTGGCGTCGATCGGGAGAATGCGGTCGCCGGTTCCGTGGACGATCAGGGACGGCACGGTGACCTTTTCGATGTCGGCACGGAAGTCGGTCAGCCAGGTGTCAACTACTGCGAACGATGCGTACCAGGACGAGCCGGCAGCGACGTTCCAGGAGTTGCGCAGTGCTTCTTCGCTGAGGCGGTTTCCGAGGAAGTTGTCCGTGTTGTAGAAGTCCTTGTAGAAGTTGCTGAACCAGGAGTACCGGTCTTCGATGGCGGCGTTGCGGATGCCGTCGAATACGGAGGAGGGAACGCCGGTGGGGTTGTCGTCGGTCTGGAGGAGGAACGGCTCGAGGGAGGCCAGGAAGACGGCCTTGGCCACGCGGGCCTCGCCGTAGGTGCCGATGTAGCGCCCGACTTCGCCGGTACCCATGGAGAAGCCCACCAGCACGGCATCCTGCAGGTCGAGGGTTTCCAGGACGGTGTTGAGGTCCGCTGCGAAGGTGTCGTAGTCGTAGCCGGTGGTGGTCTTGCTGGATTTGCCGAAGCCGCGGCGGTCGTAGGTGATGACGCGGTAGCCGGCGTTGAGGAGGGCGGCGGTCTGCTTCTCCCAGGAAGCGCCGTCAAGGGGATATCCGTGGATCAGGACGACGGGCTGGCCTGTGCCGTGGTCCTCGTAGTAGAGCTCGATGTCCGTGGTGTTTTCAGTTCCGACTTTGATGAAGCCCATGATTCTGTTTCCCTTTTCTCGAAGTAGAGAACGATCGTTCTCTCTCTAGGACAAATACTATAGAACGATCGTTCTCAATTCAAGTAGTATTGACCCATGGATATTTCCGAAGTCCGTCAACGCATCGTTGCGACAGCCGATGGGCTCTACAACGCCAAGGGCATCCAGTCCGTGGGCATGGACGAGCTGCGTACGGCCGCCGGTGTCTCCTTGAAGAAGCTGTACCAGGAATTTCCGTCCAAAAGCAGCATTGTGATGGCCGTACTGGAGCGCCGCCACGAGTCCTGGACCCAGGGGCTGGATGCAACGGTGAGCCAGGCCGCTGATCCGCGGGCCAAGCTGCTGGCCATTTTCGACTACCTCGCCGGATGGTTTTGCCAGGACTCGTTCCGCGGCTGCGGCTTCATCAACAGCTTCGCCGAGCTGGGCGCCGTCAGCCCTGAAGTGGCGGACTACGCACGAAAGCACAAGGAATCCTTCCAGGAGTACGTCGCAGGACTTGCGGCTGAAGCGGGCGCGCCGCGGTATCTGGCGCCGCAGCTTTCGATCCTGGCAGAGGGCGCACAGACGACGGCGGCCATCGCCGGATCGCCCGACGCTGCGGGACAAGCGCGGGAGGCAGCCGAAGTGCTGATCGATTCCGCTCTGAGTCGCGTTCCGTAACCTAAGTCCCGGCCATGGAAGACTGGAAACATGTCTTTTCGTCCCGCAAGGCCGCGCCCTACGTCCACTGCAGGCAGCAGCATCAGCTTGACACCGCCCCGCGAGCAAGCCCGCCACATCGCAATGAGGCTCGACGACGCGTGGCTGAGGCTGCAGACCCGCCTGGCCATCCGCCGTGGACGGGTGGAAACGGTCATCCCGTACACCGGTTACGGCAGCACGTCCTGGGTGAGGGTCCTGGCCAGGGTGGTCCGAAGTGATCCCCGGGACGCTGCCGGTCACGCGAACCCCTTGCAGGAGAGCATGCGCGGCTGGCGGAACTTCACCAGCGCCCCGGTGGCACATGCGGCCGTGCAGGTCACCATCGCCGGCGCCACCCATGACGTCGTGGCCGACCGTGGAGGCGTGGTGGACGCCCGTATCCCGGTGGCGCTGACGGCTGGATGGCACACCATTACCTTGAAATCCGGTGGCTCCAGAACGGTAGAGGCTCCCGTGGAAGTAGTGGCCGACGATGCCGACTTCGGAGTCGTGTCCGATATTGATGACACCGTGATGGTGACCGCTCTTCCGCGTCCCTTCCTGGCTGCCTGGAACACGTTCGTCCTCAACGAGCACGCCAGGACCCCAACGCCTGGCATGGCAGTGCTGTACGAGCGGATTGCACGCACCGCTCCATCTGCCCCGGTCTTGTACCTCTCCACCGGTGCCTGGAATGTTGCTCCTACGTTGTCCCGCTTCCTGTCCCGCAACCTGTACCCGGCCGGTCCCAAGCTCCTGACCGACTGGGGACCCACTCCCGACCGCTGGTTCCGCAGCGGCCAGGAGCACAAGAGGACATCGTTGGAACGCCTCGCTGAGGAATTCCCCAACATCAAATGGCTGCTTGTAGGTGATGACGGGCAGCATGACGAAGCCATCTACTCCGAATTCGCACAGCGCCACCCCGAAAACGTCCGGGCCATCGCCATTCGCCAGCTCTCCGCCGGTGAAGCTGTCCTGGCAGGTGGCCGGTCCAAGTCCGGTGGACAGCCGACCCCCGGCGTTCCCTGGATCTACGCCCCCGATGGTGCCGGGATGTCCGCGCAGTTGGAGGAACTGGGCATCATCAGGAACGAGGTCCGCTCCGCCGATGACCCCGAGGAAGGCGACGTTCTGTCCTGATCCGGCCGGCTTAGCCGGCTGTCGGGATCGGTGTACCCGCTTTACGCGGCGCTCCGACGGAACCCCGCTGGATGAGGCGCGCCACGAATTCAGGGCTGGGTGCTGCCGATTTGCGTCCTTCGATCTGCCGGATCAAGGCGGCCGCAGCGGCGGCTCCCATGTCATAAACGGGCTGGGCGATAACCGTAAGCGGCGGCGTGGTCAGGCGGGTCCAGGCGAAGTCGTCGTACATCAGGAACGAGACGTCGCGGGGGATGACCAGCCCGGCTTCCTGGATGGCTTCCACCACGCCCAAGGCGATCAGGCCGTCGGAGGCGATGATCGCCGTCGCGCCGTCCGGTCCCGTCAACAGCCCGCGGGTGATCCGCTTTACCGACTCACCGTCTCCGGCGTTGAGCCTGACGAGGTCCGTTGGGAAGGGGAGTCCCTCTTCTTCGAAGGCGCGTCGGATGCCCTCCAAACGGTCCGAAATTTGGGAAGACCCAAGCTTCATCCCTTCCGTGTAGGGGTGGCCCGAGGTCAGGGTGGAGACGAAGGCAATGCGCTGGTGGCCTGCCCGGATCAGGTGCTTGGTGGATTCGTAGGAGATGCCACCCATGTCCACCGCGAACGTTTCCGCGTCCAGGCCCTCGGCAGCACGGTCAAGGAGTACCAGCGGCCGTCCGGACTCCTCAACCTGTTGCAGGTGTGAGGTATCGACGGAGGAAGCAGGGGCGACGATCAACCCGTCCACACGCTTGTCCAGCAGCACCCTGACGGCGTCCACTTCCGCCGCTCTTTCCTCGTCTGTGTTGATGAGGATGACGTTGAATCCACTCTTTTTTGCGGTGTCTGTGATACCCCGCGTTGCCAGCCCGAAATGGGGGTTCTCGATATCGCCAACCACCACCCCGATGGTGTTCGATTTGCCGGTGTTCATGCTGCGGGCGAGCTCATTGGGGCGGTACTCAAGTTCTTCGGCGGCAGCCAGAACCCGTTCGCGGACGTCGTCGCTCACTGCCCCGTAATTGCCCAGGGCGCGGGCCGCCTGCGCTTTGGAAACTTTTGCGGCCTTGGCGACGTCGGCAACCGTCACGTCCCGCCGTCGGGATCCCTCAGTGCTCATTTTCACCTTTCAGGGTGGGTGTTGACGCGGCTTTGTGAGTTCCGCTACATTTCTTATCAATCGATGTGAGTCCGGTCTCAATCCTAGGGGCTGAGACCGGACTCAACAAGACTCATCATCGAGAAATCACTCTCAGCGGCTCCTGACAGCACCGCTTTCCCTCCCACGATTGGACAACGCTGTGATCAAACTGAACTTCCGCCCTGCAGCCCTCGCAGCAGCAGCCGTGGCGGCACTCCTCGCCCTGTCAGGCTGCGGCGGCGCCTCCGCAAGCAGCTCGCCCTCAGCCGAGAACCCCTACGGCCTCATCCAACCGGGCACCATTCGCGTTGCCAGCCTGGGCGACTCGAAGCCTTCTACCTTCACCGACGGCTCCGGGAACTTCACTGGCTTCGATGTTGAACTTTTCAAGGACGTGGCCCACCGTGCCGGCGTGGACAACGTTGTCTTCACCGGCCAGGACTTCTCCGGCCTTCTGGCCGCCGTGGCCAACGGACAGTTCGACGTCGGCGTGGCCGCCATCGGCATCACGGACAAGCGCAAGGAAACCGTGGACTTCTCCGACGGATACCTCGCCGGCTATCTGACGGTGATCACCACCAAGGACTCCGGCATCAAAGATGTGGACGGACTCAACGGCAAGCGTCTGGGCGTCGTCCAAGGCACCCTCCAGGAAGCCTATGCGGTGAAGAACTTCACCTCAGCCCAGCTCGTGCGCTTCCCGGACAACAACACCGCCATCGCGGCCGTCAACAGCGGTTCCGTGGACGCACACTTCCTGGACTACGAGGCCGCCAAGGCATACCAGGAGCAATTCGGCTTGGTCAGTGCCGCAGACATCCCCTCTTTTGACGCGCCGGCAGGATTCGCAATTGCCAAGAACAAGCCTGCGTTCAAGGACGCCCTGAACAAGGGCCTTGCCGAAGCAATGGAGGACGGTACCTGGAAGAAGCTCTACCAGAAGTGGTTCCCGGGCTCACCGATGCCCGAGCAGTACCTCCCCAAGGCCGAGCAGACTTCCAGCCCGTCTCCTACGGCCAGTAAGTAAGCAGAGCAGCAAGTAAGCCGCCCCGAACAACAACCAACGTCTGAGAGCACCCAATGGATTGGCTCAATACCATCAGCCGCACGTTCTTCGACTTTGACTCGATGGTCGAAGTACTGCCCCAACTCCTGGGAGTTGGCCTCCTCAACACCCTCATCATCTCCATCGCAGCAACCATCCTCGGCGTAGTGATGGGCATGGTGGTGGCGGTCATGGGCATCTCCCGCTCCAAGTGGCTGCGCATCCCGGCGCGGATCTACACGGATCTCTTCCGCGGGCTGCCCGCCATCCTCACCATCCTGCTGATCGGCCAGGGATTTGCCAGGCTGAGCCAATCGGTTTTCGGCCCCTCGCCCTATCCGCTGGGAATCATTGCGCTGAGCCTCATCGCCAGCGCCTACATCGGAGAAATCTTCCGTGCAGGCATCCTCAGCGTGGACAAGGGGCAAGGTGAAGCGTGCAGGGCCCTGGGCATGAGCTACGCCAAGTCCATGGCCCTGGTGGTCGTGCCGCAGGGCGTCCGCCGGGTGCTCCCAGCGTTGGTGAACCAGTTCATCGCGATCGTCAAGGATTCGTCCCTGGTGTACTTCCTCGGTCTGCTGGTCAGCGAACGCGAGCTCTTCAGGGTGGGCCAGGACGCCGCAGTATTGTCGGGCAACCTCTCGCCCCTGGTCATGGCAGGCATCTTCTACCTGGTCATCACCGTTCCGCTGACCCACCTGGTCAACTACTTCGACAACAAGTTCCGGACCGGCCGCCGTCGTCCTTCGGCCCCCACCAGCGGCCTGAAGGAAGTCAAGGAACTCGATGCGGCGTCGCCGCTCATCACCGGGAGCAACACGTGAACCTTACAAGCAGCAGCACCAACGCCAGCAGCACCAGCGCCAGCAAGGCGCCCGACGTCGAAAAGTTCAACGGTTCCAGCCTGGAACTGCGGAACCTGACCATGGCCTACGGGGACGTAAACGTACTCCGCAACGTCAGCCTCACAGTGGCACCCGGAACCACCACCTGCATCATCGGCCCCTCCGGTTCGGGCAAGTCCACGCTCCTGCGCGGCGTCAACCGCTTGCACGAACCAAAGAGTGGTGATGTCCTGCTGGCCGGCGAAAGTGCCCTCAAGGTCAAACCGGATATCCTGCGGGCACGCATCGGCATGGTCTTCCAGCACTTCAACCTTTTCCCGGACCACACCGCCCTGGAAAACGTGGCACTGGCCCTGTGGAGCGTCAAAGGAATGTCCAAAGCCGAGGCCAGGGAACGGGCCCGGCGCCGCCTTGCCGAGGTCGGTCTCGCTGAGCGCGCCGATCATCGGCCCAGGGACCTTTCCGGCGGCCAGCAGCAGCGTGTCGCCATCGCACGGGCACTGGCCATGGAACCGGAAGTCATGCTCTTCGATGAAGCCACCAGTGCACTGGACCCGGAACTGGTCAAGGGTGTCCTCAACCTCATGGCCGGCCTGGGGCGCCGCGGCATGACCATGCTGGTGGTCACCCACGAGATGGGCTTTGCCAGGAAGGTAGCGGACCAGGTGGTGTTCATGGACGAAGGCGAGGTTGTCGAAATAGGCACGCCCACCGAACTCTTCGACAACCCCCGCAGCGAACGCCTGCAGCGCTTCCTTTCGGAAGTCCTCTGATGGGCGCCCTGCCAGCGGCGCCCATCCGGACCGCCGTCGTCGGGTTTGGCGTCTCCGGCAGCGTGTTCCATGCCCCGCTGATCCACGCCGACCCGGACTATTCGCTGGAGGTCATTGTCACCTCGGACCCCC
Proteins encoded:
- a CDS encoding ABC transporter substrate-binding protein, translating into MIKLNFRPAALAAAAVAALLALSGCGGASASSSPSAENPYGLIQPGTIRVASLGDSKPSTFTDGSGNFTGFDVELFKDVAHRAGVDNVVFTGQDFSGLLAAVANGQFDVGVAAIGITDKRKETVDFSDGYLAGYLTVITTKDSGIKDVDGLNGKRLGVVQGTLQEAYAVKNFTSAQLVRFPDNNTAIAAVNSGSVDAHFLDYEAAKAYQEQFGLVSAADIPSFDAPAGFAIAKNKPAFKDALNKGLAEAMEDGTWKKLYQKWFPGSPMPEQYLPKAEQTSSPSPTASK
- a CDS encoding amino acid ABC transporter ATP-binding protein, which encodes MNLTSSSTNASSTSASKAPDVEKFNGSSLELRNLTMAYGDVNVLRNVSLTVAPGTTTCIIGPSGSGKSTLLRGVNRLHEPKSGDVLLAGESALKVKPDILRARIGMVFQHFNLFPDHTALENVALALWSVKGMSKAEARERARRRLAEVGLAERADHRPRDLSGGQQQRVAIARALAMEPEVMLFDEATSALDPELVKGVLNLMAGLGRRGMTMLVVTHEMGFARKVADQVVFMDEGEVVEIGTPTELFDNPRSERLQRFLSEVL
- a CDS encoding amino acid ABC transporter permease, translated to MDWLNTISRTFFDFDSMVEVLPQLLGVGLLNTLIISIAATILGVVMGMVVAVMGISRSKWLRIPARIYTDLFRGLPAILTILLIGQGFARLSQSVFGPSPYPLGIIALSLIASAYIGEIFRAGILSVDKGQGEACRALGMSYAKSMALVVVPQGVRRVLPALVNQFIAIVKDSSLVYFLGLLVSERELFRVGQDAAVLSGNLSPLVMAGIFYLVITVPLTHLVNYFDNKFRTGRRRPSAPTSGLKEVKELDAASPLITGSNT